A single genomic interval of Microbulbifer variabilis harbors:
- a CDS encoding copper chaperone PCu(A)C has translation MKKPNVFVWILLSSSLLYTLGALALTQSLMIEGYARETPPGAPMSAAYLSLHNTGKQPLQLTAVELPGGEDGAVNLHTTERERGVNRMRPLEKLSIAAGEKLQMMPGGIHLMIHGVRLQAGDTLPLRLLFDDGSSLEVVVPIMGRDGLEKEHHHHHGGAG, from the coding sequence GTGAAAAAGCCAAATGTATTTGTGTGGATTCTGCTTTCCAGCAGCCTTTTGTACACCTTGGGGGCTTTGGCCCTCACCCAGTCCCTTATGATTGAGGGCTATGCCAGAGAGACTCCGCCGGGAGCACCTATGAGCGCGGCGTACCTCTCCCTGCACAACACCGGCAAACAACCGCTGCAGTTGACGGCGGTGGAGTTGCCCGGAGGGGAGGACGGGGCTGTCAATTTGCATACCACTGAGCGTGAGCGGGGCGTCAACCGTATGCGTCCACTGGAGAAACTGTCGATTGCTGCTGGAGAGAAACTACAGATGATGCCAGGTGGTATCCACTTGATGATTCACGGGGTGCGCCTTCAGGCTGGAGATACACTGCCACTACGTCTGCTTTTTGACGACGGAAGCAGTTTGGAGGTCGTGGTTCCGATCATGGGGCGAGACGGACTTGAAAAAGAGCACCACCATCATCATGGCGGTGCTGGATAA
- a CDS encoding YajG family lipoprotein codes for MKKLLLLVGALVVAGCAHSPLQIQLYPQVQVAPESIGSGYSLNVRGVNELSGGGLGSLGGVYADTSQVSIANDAGSAIAAGLSQGFANWSFRITDSAPEVQVTAKLVKLTYNSPSQVYTTQVDTSAEIHLEVKVGHATYFGTYSSSGKDRNLIKPSREEVESRVNGLLSATMQRVFEDEKLKKFLRANL; via the coding sequence ATGAAGAAGTTATTGTTATTGGTGGGGGCTCTGGTCGTGGCTGGGTGTGCTCACAGCCCATTGCAAATCCAATTGTATCCGCAGGTTCAGGTGGCTCCCGAATCCATTGGTTCGGGCTATAGCCTCAATGTTCGCGGTGTTAATGAACTATCCGGTGGGGGGCTCGGTTCTCTTGGCGGGGTCTATGCAGACACATCTCAGGTGAGTATTGCCAACGATGCAGGTAGTGCTATCGCCGCAGGGTTGAGCCAGGGTTTTGCCAATTGGTCATTCCGTATCACCGACTCGGCACCTGAGGTGCAGGTGACGGCGAAGTTGGTGAAGCTGACGTATAACAGCCCCAGTCAGGTTTACACCACCCAGGTTGATACCTCTGCTGAGATTCACTTGGAGGTTAAAGTGGGCCATGCCACCTATTTTGGAACTTACAGTTCCTCTGGCAAAGACCGCAATCTGATTAAGCCCAGCCGCGAAGAGGTGGAAAGCCGGGTAAATGGCCTGCTGAGTGCGACTATGCAGCGGGTATTCGAAGATGAGAAACTGAAAAAATTCTTGCGCGCAAATCTTTGA
- a CDS encoding EAL domain-containing protein: MALFDTQSAEYLGLLGELEAQLKPCEQISLQAAEAALGEIADGVIVTDPRGIVQYANPLVSEMSGDLVGLLPGQPVNEGLRLRDSQGTLLPALIPDSPSHEVPSVREVRAFIWRLGENRPPLEVSVQVMALWDAGTLKNYVLVLRDTSAARRVSTRLSWQTSHDALTRLPNRQYFESELQKLLSQCVDKRQHHVLLYLDVYQFKVINDTLGFVAGDQLLVQLVALLQKGLSGADLFARVGSDEFAILLRDCTLEEGGRVVARLRESVQEFSFHWQGNDSRVAISIGVVGVDRFTPSASQLLATANDACCSARDQGRNRIKLFGDSRKALEKRRESTWVAEIHAALREDRLILYRQPVVSLKGERQIHHYEILVRMRGRDGGVISPGLFLPAAERYGLIEEVDRWVIQRVFRYMAQEQLIGIATASYAINISGISLGDDTFADFVLASMSEEGVTPSRVQFEITETSAINNLERALIFIHKLRAAGCSFALDDFGRGVSSLAYLRQLPVDFLKIDGSFVRNMLEDEIDSAMVSTIDHLAKRMGISTIAEYVESPELMDKLCRMGVDYAQGFGIAAASGLPDIGEP, from the coding sequence GTGGCCTTATTTGACACTCAATCCGCCGAATACCTCGGTTTGTTGGGGGAGCTGGAGGCTCAACTCAAACCCTGTGAGCAGATCAGCCTACAGGCCGCTGAGGCGGCGCTGGGGGAGATTGCCGATGGAGTGATCGTCACCGATCCCCGCGGTATTGTGCAATATGCCAATCCGTTGGTCAGTGAGATGAGTGGTGACCTGGTTGGACTCCTGCCTGGTCAGCCTGTCAATGAGGGCCTGCGGCTTCGCGATAGTCAGGGCACCCTATTGCCTGCGCTGATACCAGATTCCCCTTCTCACGAAGTACCCAGCGTGCGGGAGGTCCGCGCCTTTATTTGGCGACTCGGGGAAAACCGTCCACCGCTGGAAGTCTCTGTGCAGGTGATGGCTTTGTGGGATGCCGGCACATTAAAAAATTATGTGTTGGTTTTACGGGATACCTCTGCTGCCCGACGAGTGTCTACTCGCCTAAGCTGGCAGACCAGCCACGATGCGTTAACCCGCTTACCCAATCGACAGTATTTCGAGAGCGAGTTGCAAAAGCTCCTATCGCAGTGCGTCGATAAGCGTCAGCATCATGTACTCCTTTACTTGGATGTCTATCAATTCAAAGTAATCAACGACACGCTGGGCTTCGTCGCCGGTGACCAGTTGTTGGTGCAACTAGTTGCATTGCTACAGAAGGGTTTATCTGGGGCCGATTTGTTCGCGCGTGTGGGCAGTGATGAGTTCGCTATTTTGCTACGGGATTGTACGCTCGAAGAGGGCGGGCGGGTGGTTGCGCGTCTGCGCGAATCTGTTCAGGAATTCAGCTTCCACTGGCAGGGTAATGATAGCCGTGTAGCGATATCAATTGGGGTGGTGGGTGTGGACCGATTCACCCCCAGTGCCAGCCAACTGTTGGCAACCGCCAATGATGCCTGCTGCTCAGCCAGGGATCAGGGGCGCAACCGGATAAAGTTGTTTGGAGATTCGCGTAAGGCGTTGGAAAAGCGTCGTGAGTCCACCTGGGTTGCAGAAATTCACGCTGCCCTGCGAGAGGATCGCTTGATCCTCTATCGGCAGCCGGTGGTCTCCCTGAAAGGGGAGCGCCAGATTCATCACTATGAAATTCTGGTACGCATGCGCGGGCGGGATGGAGGGGTGATCTCGCCGGGCTTGTTCCTACCCGCGGCGGAGCGCTATGGCCTAATTGAGGAGGTAGATCGTTGGGTTATTCAGCGCGTGTTCCGTTATATGGCCCAGGAGCAACTGATCGGTATTGCTACGGCCAGCTATGCCATCAATATTTCCGGTATCAGCCTGGGCGATGATACGTTTGCAGACTTTGTACTCGCATCAATGAGTGAGGAGGGGGTAACGCCTTCAAGGGTACAGTTTGAGATTACCGAGACCAGTGCCATCAACAACCTTGAAAGGGCTCTGATTTTTATCCACAAGCTGCGCGCTGCGGGTTGTAGTTTTGCCCTGGACGACTTTGGCCGCGGAGTTTCTTCGCTGGCTTACCTGCGCCAGTTACCGGTGGACTTCCTCAAAATCGACGGGAGCTTTGTACGCAATATGCTTGAGGATGAGATCGACAGCGCGATGGTCAGTACCATTGATCACCTGGCAAAGCGTATGGGGATCAGCACTATCGCCGAGTATGTCGAGAGCCCCGAACTGATGGATAAACTCTGTCGTATGGGGGTGGATTACGCCCAGGGCTTCGGTATTGCTGCCGCTTCGGGATTGCCCGATATTGGTGAGCCCTAA
- a CDS encoding adenosine kinase, with translation MQQYDLYGIGAALLDTEIEVSDKDLAELGVEKGIMTLVDDARQKQLVDDLRDHMITAKRACGGSGANTVIAASYFGLNTFYSCKVAADDNGDFYRSNLSAAGVDYPTTLQQADGGTTGKCLVMITPDAERSMNTYLGISEQLSVAELDSEALKASKWAYIEGYLVSSETGRRAAITLREQAQQAGVKTALSLSDPAMVQFFGEGLREMIGGGVDMLFCNRDEALGFTGTDSLDAAAEAMSDYCRSFAITLGADGALLWDGTKQYRVASPQVRAIDTNGAGDMFAGAFLYALNREMGFAEAGELACRAAAQVVSQYGPRLQAEQHPELLAAVI, from the coding sequence ATGCAGCAATATGATCTCTACGGCATCGGCGCCGCCCTCTTGGACACGGAAATTGAGGTATCCGACAAGGATCTTGCGGAGCTCGGTGTTGAAAAGGGGATTATGACCCTAGTCGACGATGCCCGCCAGAAACAGCTGGTAGACGACCTTCGAGACCACATGATCACCGCCAAACGCGCCTGTGGTGGTTCTGGTGCCAATACAGTAATCGCCGCCAGCTATTTTGGCCTGAACACTTTCTATTCCTGCAAAGTTGCCGCCGACGATAACGGAGATTTCTATCGCAGCAACCTCAGCGCCGCTGGCGTTGACTATCCAACCACTTTGCAGCAAGCAGATGGCGGCACTACCGGTAAGTGCCTGGTAATGATTACCCCTGATGCCGAGCGCAGTATGAATACATACCTGGGTATCAGCGAGCAACTCTCAGTAGCCGAACTAGATAGCGAAGCCCTGAAAGCCTCCAAGTGGGCCTATATCGAAGGTTATCTGGTCTCCTCCGAAACTGGGCGCCGCGCCGCTATCACTCTGCGTGAACAGGCCCAGCAAGCAGGTGTGAAAACCGCGCTGAGCCTTTCAGACCCGGCAATGGTGCAATTCTTTGGCGAGGGCTTGCGAGAAATGATTGGCGGCGGCGTAGATATGCTGTTCTGCAATCGCGATGAGGCCCTGGGCTTCACCGGCACCGACTCACTGGATGCCGCGGCAGAAGCAATGAGCGATTACTGCCGCAGCTTTGCCATCACTCTGGGCGCCGATGGTGCGCTACTGTGGGATGGCACCAAGCAATACCGAGTTGCCAGTCCGCAGGTGCGCGCAATAGACACCAACGGTGCCGGCGATATGTTCGCAGGCGCATTTCTGTATGCACTCAACCGGGAGATGGGCTTTGCCGAGGCCGGCGAACTCGCCTGCCGCGCCGCCGCCCAGGTGGTCAGCCAATACGGTCCACGACTACAAGCAGAGCAACATCCAGAATTATTGGCAGCGGTTATCTGA
- the mrcB gene encoding penicillin-binding protein 1B yields MASTKRRRSKASKPKRRYRWLKFLFLLALVGAMALAGYMAYLDVQLRERLDSRQYQLPARVFARPLVLREGMAMHPDELESEFAALNYRKQKTLTEPGAWTHEGMNYRVWRRDFIHADGREPAAMVTFRLRNDEIDNLRDEDGQRIAEFRLDAANIGSLLGGGDDRNPVRFKDIPPLVANTLIAVEDQDFLNHFGISPRGIARAMVANIKAGRLVQGGSTITQQLVKNIFFDHKPSLQRKINEALMAVLMEIHYDKGYILQEYINEVWLGQQGARGIYGFGLASEFYFQQPLDTLEPHQVALLVGLAKGASYYNPWRHPQRALKRRNTVLELMREQGLITQAEFEHYSAKPLGVVKGGVTAQNPYPAFTERLLSELRPYYSYEELRTTGLRVYTTLAPSVQKLAEESISQGVQKLEKDRKIKANTLQAATVLLDNNTGNVLAMVGDRDPDYPGFNRALEARRQVGSLIKPAVFLTALERPEEYNLATLIDDAPVRIEEADGDVWMPQNFDKLAHGQVPLYVALAKSYNLATAHLGLDLGLQNVRQTIRRLGVDTSLPHVPAMLLGAVEMTPFEVAGMYQTIANNGETVQPRTLMAVSDAQGGRVQHFRPRTNRGVDPVPAYLLRWGLEQAMREGTGRRSAKRLPSSVPFAGKTGTTNNNRDSWFAGFSPEVTAVVWLGRDDNVRTRLTGSTGALPIWTEIMRKLPHQHGPVEAPRGVEFKEVNARGQFMDPDYCRGGYEIPFSYETHLQPAPECRGRDRWRWFRNLFGNERSEAAPREQMTPGWGNDTERRQYESERRHQMREQLRRDDAETLGGDSSLEPLELPRGQSTEVDYRGVPVEEAQPVGPALEDQWP; encoded by the coding sequence ATGGCCTCGACGAAACGCCGGCGCAGTAAAGCGTCAAAACCGAAAAGACGCTACCGCTGGTTAAAGTTCTTATTCCTGCTGGCCCTGGTGGGGGCAATGGCCCTTGCCGGCTATATGGCATACCTCGACGTACAGCTGCGGGAGCGTCTCGATAGCCGCCAGTACCAGTTGCCGGCGCGGGTTTTTGCGCGCCCTCTGGTACTGCGGGAAGGCATGGCAATGCACCCGGATGAGCTGGAAAGCGAGTTTGCCGCCCTCAACTACCGCAAACAAAAGACTCTGACGGAACCTGGCGCCTGGACACACGAGGGGATGAATTACCGGGTCTGGCGCCGGGACTTTATTCATGCCGATGGCCGTGAGCCGGCGGCTATGGTTACTTTCCGCCTGCGTAACGATGAAATTGACAACCTGCGCGATGAAGATGGGCAGCGCATCGCCGAGTTCCGCCTGGATGCCGCTAATATCGGTTCATTGCTGGGGGGCGGAGACGATCGCAACCCGGTGCGTTTCAAGGATATCCCGCCGTTGGTGGCGAATACCCTGATAGCGGTGGAAGACCAAGACTTCCTCAACCACTTCGGCATCTCTCCGCGAGGTATTGCCCGCGCAATGGTGGCGAATATCAAGGCAGGGCGCCTGGTGCAGGGCGGCTCAACCATTACTCAGCAGCTGGTTAAGAATATCTTTTTCGACCATAAGCCGAGCCTGCAGCGCAAGATCAATGAAGCCTTGATGGCGGTATTGATGGAGATTCACTACGACAAGGGTTATATCCTGCAGGAGTACATCAATGAGGTGTGGTTGGGCCAGCAGGGAGCCAGAGGTATTTATGGCTTTGGCCTGGCATCGGAGTTCTATTTCCAACAGCCGCTGGATACTCTAGAGCCCCATCAGGTCGCCCTGCTAGTGGGGCTGGCCAAGGGTGCCTCCTACTACAACCCTTGGCGCCATCCCCAGCGCGCATTGAAGCGTCGCAACACCGTTCTGGAACTGATGCGCGAGCAGGGCCTGATTACCCAGGCAGAGTTCGAGCACTACTCCGCCAAACCACTGGGTGTGGTGAAAGGCGGTGTAACCGCACAGAATCCCTACCCGGCCTTTACCGAGCGCCTGCTCTCAGAGCTGCGTCCTTATTACTCCTACGAGGAGCTGCGCACCACCGGTTTGCGGGTTTATACAACCCTTGCGCCGTCGGTGCAGAAACTCGCGGAAGAGTCCATCAGTCAAGGCGTACAGAAGTTGGAGAAAGATCGCAAAATTAAGGCGAATACTCTTCAGGCTGCCACGGTATTGCTAGATAACAACACGGGTAATGTGTTGGCCATGGTGGGAGACCGCGACCCGGATTATCCCGGCTTTAATCGAGCCCTGGAGGCGCGCCGCCAGGTGGGTTCTTTGATCAAACCGGCGGTTTTCTTAACTGCCTTGGAGCGTCCCGAAGAGTACAACCTGGCTACCTTGATCGACGATGCGCCAGTGCGAATTGAGGAAGCCGATGGCGATGTATGGATGCCGCAGAACTTCGATAAGCTCGCCCACGGTCAGGTGCCTCTCTATGTCGCCTTGGCCAAGTCTTACAATCTGGCTACTGCCCATCTGGGGCTCGATCTGGGGCTGCAGAATGTGCGTCAGACTATTCGACGCCTGGGTGTAGATACCAGTCTGCCGCATGTACCTGCAATGTTGTTAGGCGCAGTGGAGATGACGCCATTTGAGGTAGCGGGCATGTATCAGACTATCGCCAATAATGGCGAGACGGTGCAACCGCGCACTTTGATGGCTGTATCCGATGCACAGGGAGGGCGGGTACAGCACTTCCGCCCGCGCACTAATCGTGGTGTCGATCCGGTGCCCGCCTACTTGTTGCGCTGGGGGCTGGAGCAGGCGATGCGCGAAGGCACCGGGCGCAGGTCGGCCAAGCGTCTGCCCAGTAGTGTGCCCTTTGCCGGTAAGACGGGTACTACCAACAATAACCGCGACAGCTGGTTTGCAGGGTTTTCCCCTGAGGTTACCGCCGTGGTGTGGCTCGGGCGCGATGACAATGTACGCACCCGCCTAACCGGTTCTACCGGAGCTCTGCCGATCTGGACTGAAATCATGCGCAAGTTGCCCCATCAGCATGGTCCTGTCGAGGCACCGCGGGGTGTTGAGTTCAAAGAGGTGAATGCGCGCGGGCAGTTTATGGACCCGGATTACTGTCGGGGCGGCTATGAGATTCCCTTCTCCTACGAAACCCACTTGCAACCTGCGCCTGAATGTCGCGGGCGCGACCGCTGGCGCTGGTTCCGCAACCTGTTTGGCAATGAGCGCTCCGAGGCGGCTCCAAGGGAACAGATGACACCGGGTTGGGGCAATGATACAGAGCGGCGCCAATATGAAAGTGAGCGCCGCCATCAAATGCGAGAGCAGTTGCGCCGTGATGATGCCGAGACATTGGGTGGGGATTCTAGTCTGGAGCCTTTGGAGCTCCCTCGCGGACAGTCCACAGAGGTGGACTACCGAGGTGTCCCCGTTGAGGAGGCCCAGCCGGTGGGCCCCGCGCTGGAAGACCAATGGCCCTGA
- the hemB gene encoding porphobilinogen synthase, whose protein sequence is MSQNLGRGAYPNTRLRRLRAQDFSRRLVRENQLSCDDLILPLFVIEGRSETQRVASMPGVERLSVDLLANKAKSLQQLGIPAVALFPVVDPSVKSDCASAAHDANGLAQRAVRELKNAVPELGVITDVALDPFTSHGQDGLMDHSGYIVNDETVEVLVQQALSHAAAGADMVAPSDMMDGRIGAIRTALEGAGHSNTLIMSYAAKYASAYYGPFRDAVGSAGNLKGGSKASYQMDPANSDEALHECALDLQEGADMVMVKPGMPYLDIVRRVKEELRVPTFAYQVSGEYAMHCAAFENGWLQREAVILESLLAFKRAGADGILTYFAEEAAQLLQG, encoded by the coding sequence ATGAGTCAAAATCTCGGCCGCGGAGCCTACCCCAACACTCGCTTGCGCCGCCTGCGCGCGCAGGATTTTTCCCGTCGACTGGTGAGGGAGAATCAGCTCAGCTGCGACGACCTGATCCTGCCCCTGTTTGTCATCGAGGGGCGCAGCGAAACTCAGAGGGTGGCTTCGATGCCCGGTGTCGAGCGCCTCAGTGTGGACCTGTTGGCCAATAAGGCCAAGTCTCTGCAACAGCTCGGTATTCCCGCCGTCGCGCTGTTTCCCGTAGTGGACCCCTCGGTAAAATCCGACTGCGCCAGCGCTGCCCACGATGCCAATGGCCTGGCCCAACGTGCCGTGCGGGAATTGAAGAATGCCGTGCCGGAGTTAGGGGTTATTACCGATGTGGCCCTGGACCCGTTCACCAGCCACGGTCAGGATGGCTTGATGGATCACAGCGGCTATATCGTCAATGATGAGACGGTTGAGGTACTGGTACAGCAGGCACTGTCCCACGCCGCAGCTGGGGCGGATATGGTAGCGCCGTCAGACATGATGGACGGCCGTATCGGCGCTATTCGTACAGCACTTGAAGGCGCCGGGCACAGCAATACCCTGATCATGTCCTATGCTGCCAAATACGCCTCCGCCTACTACGGCCCCTTCCGCGATGCTGTCGGCTCCGCCGGTAACCTCAAGGGAGGCAGTAAAGCCAGTTACCAGATGGACCCCGCCAATTCCGATGAAGCCTTACACGAGTGTGCCCTAGATCTACAAGAAGGGGCGGATATGGTGATGGTGAAGCCCGGTATGCCCTATTTGGATATCGTGCGCCGGGTGAAAGAAGAGCTGCGAGTACCCACTTTTGCCTACCAGGTAAGCGGCGAGTACGCCATGCACTGCGCCGCGTTTGAAAATGGCTGGCTGCAGCGCGAGGCGGTAATTCTCGAGTCCCTATTGGCGTTTAAGCGCGCGGGCGCCGACGGAATCCTCACCTATTTTGCCGAGGAGGCCGCACAGCTACTGCAGGGCTGA
- a CDS encoding GntR family transcriptional regulator: protein MNLYEKIKADLQRGRFPAGQALKQAELAELYEVSRIPIRDALQRLKNEGWLSPHGKRGVAVPEFDPLEVEDLYLMRMRLEPLIQTLAQKKLTGEILGRARDILDTMEGNPNLSAEQIGSLNWQFHATIYLAAERPTLFATVEQLHRQCERYIGYQSCSLDYQNTSQKEHYAILEALQQKKEQEAAALLATHIETAGKQLVSFLHTTPNSL, encoded by the coding sequence ATGAACCTTTACGAGAAAATCAAAGCCGATTTACAGCGGGGACGTTTTCCAGCAGGCCAGGCATTGAAGCAGGCTGAATTGGCCGAGCTCTACGAGGTCAGTCGTATTCCCATAAGGGACGCCTTGCAGCGGTTGAAAAATGAAGGCTGGCTATCGCCCCATGGCAAGCGGGGTGTCGCTGTACCCGAGTTCGATCCGTTGGAAGTAGAAGATCTGTACCTGATGCGTATGCGCCTGGAACCTCTAATACAGACCCTTGCGCAAAAAAAACTCACCGGGGAAATTCTTGGTCGGGCACGAGACATTCTCGATACCATGGAGGGGAACCCCAACCTCTCAGCCGAGCAGATCGGCAGTCTTAACTGGCAATTTCACGCCACTATCTACCTCGCCGCAGAGCGCCCCACCCTTTTCGCTACTGTGGAGCAGCTGCACAGACAATGTGAGCGCTATATTGGTTACCAATCCTGTAGCCTGGACTACCAAAACACCAGCCAGAAAGAGCATTACGCAATTCTCGAGGCCCTACAACAAAAGAAGGAACAGGAAGCGGCAGCCCTGCTAGCCACGCATATCGAAACCGCCGGCAAGCAATTGGTGTCCTTTCTTCACACCACGCCAAACAGCCTCTAA
- a CDS encoding benzoate/H(+) symporter BenE family transporter has translation MRSLLSDTSLSTISAGFIAVLVAVTSSAAIVFEAARTAGADEAMIASWIGALGLGMGLSGIIFSWYYRAPIVTAWSTPGAALLATSLSGIPIAEAIGAFFFSAMLTLVVGLSGAFERVARLVPGPIAGAMLAGILLQFGLATLTSLQSQPVLVGAMLLAYFIGRRWIPRYAIILVLACGVAVCWKLQLFAPDQIHWQAAKPIWVTPEFKLSTLISVGIPLFIVTMTSQYLPGAATLAASGYQRVPVSPLISGTGLTNLLLTPFGGFTLTLASITGAICTGPEAHPNPDKRYTAGIAAGFFYLLVGLSGATVVALFSNFPKALIAGLAGLALLGTLGNCLASATADTENREAALITFLVSASGISFLGIGAAFWGLVGGLGCYWFFKQDNK, from the coding sequence TTGAGAAGCTTGCTTTCCGATACTAGCCTGTCCACGATCAGCGCTGGCTTTATCGCCGTGCTGGTCGCCGTAACTAGCTCCGCAGCCATTGTGTTTGAAGCAGCCCGTACAGCCGGCGCAGACGAAGCGATGATTGCTTCCTGGATCGGCGCTTTGGGGTTGGGGATGGGGCTCTCCGGTATCATCTTCTCCTGGTATTATCGCGCACCGATTGTTACCGCATGGTCGACTCCCGGCGCAGCATTACTAGCAACCAGTCTCAGCGGTATCCCAATTGCCGAAGCCATCGGTGCATTTTTTTTCAGCGCTATGCTGACCCTTGTAGTAGGCCTCTCCGGAGCCTTCGAACGAGTAGCCAGGCTAGTACCCGGCCCAATTGCCGGCGCCATGCTGGCGGGCATATTGCTCCAGTTCGGCCTCGCTACTTTAACCTCATTGCAATCCCAGCCTGTACTAGTGGGTGCCATGTTGTTGGCCTATTTCATCGGGCGGCGCTGGATACCCCGTTACGCCATTATTTTGGTACTCGCTTGTGGGGTGGCTGTCTGCTGGAAACTGCAATTGTTCGCACCTGACCAGATTCACTGGCAGGCTGCGAAGCCCATTTGGGTTACACCGGAATTCAAACTCTCAACTCTAATCAGCGTCGGCATCCCATTGTTTATCGTCACAATGACTTCTCAATATCTCCCAGGGGCTGCAACCCTGGCCGCCAGTGGTTATCAGCGAGTGCCAGTTTCTCCACTGATCAGCGGAACAGGATTAACCAACCTGCTTCTCACTCCTTTCGGCGGCTTCACCCTGACCCTGGCGTCGATTACCGGGGCAATTTGTACCGGACCCGAAGCACACCCCAACCCAGACAAACGCTATACGGCTGGGATTGCCGCGGGCTTCTTCTATCTTCTGGTAGGATTATCCGGCGCCACCGTAGTGGCATTATTCAGTAATTTCCCCAAGGCACTCATAGCCGGCCTGGCTGGCTTGGCGCTGCTTGGGACACTAGGCAACTGCCTAGCGAGTGCTACCGCAGATACAGAAAACCGTGAGGCGGCGCTAATCACCTTTCTTGTCAGCGCTTCAGGCATCAGCTTCTTGGGCATAGGCGCTGCTTTTTGGGGCCTGGTCGGCGGACTGGGCTGTTATTGGTTTTTCAAACAGGATAATAAATAA
- the hemL gene encoding glutamate-1-semialdehyde 2,1-aminomutase — translation MSKSEQLFAEAQQFIPGGVNSPVRAFRAVGGTPLFIRRAEGAYLFDADDKRYIDYVQSWGPMVLGHAHPEVIEAVVEQAQSGLSFGAPTELETELAEELCRLWPNMDLVRFVNSGTEATMSAIRLARGFTGRDKIVKFEGCYHGHSDSLLVKAGSGALTMGVPSSPGVPAALADHTITLSYNDADGVRACFDEIGDQIACIIVEPVAGNMNCIPPVPGFLETLREVCDQHGALLILDEVMTGFRVSLTGAQGHFGIEADLTTLGKVIGGGMPVGAFGGKREIMEQIAPLGPVYQAGTLSGNPVAMVAGLETLRLVEEAGFYEPLVARTDRLVEGILAAGKKAGIPITANKAGSMFGFFFTEEPQVTNYQQVMACNNERFNQFFHGMLEEGVYLAPASYEAGFMSAAHSDEDIEETIAAAERVFARLD, via the coding sequence ATGAGTAAATCCGAGCAGCTCTTTGCTGAAGCCCAGCAATTCATCCCCGGCGGCGTTAACTCACCGGTGCGCGCTTTCCGCGCTGTGGGCGGCACCCCTCTGTTTATCCGTCGCGCCGAAGGCGCCTACCTCTTCGATGCGGACGATAAGCGTTATATCGACTATGTACAGTCCTGGGGCCCGATGGTGTTGGGTCATGCGCACCCGGAAGTGATTGAAGCGGTTGTGGAGCAGGCCCAGTCAGGCCTCAGCTTCGGTGCCCCCACCGAGCTGGAAACCGAGCTTGCCGAGGAGCTCTGCCGCCTGTGGCCCAATATGGACCTAGTGCGCTTCGTCAACTCCGGTACCGAAGCCACCATGAGCGCTATCCGCCTCGCTCGCGGCTTCACCGGGCGCGATAAAATTGTGAAGTTTGAGGGCTGCTACCACGGTCATTCCGACTCACTACTGGTCAAAGCCGGCTCTGGAGCCCTAACCATGGGCGTGCCCTCCTCTCCCGGTGTTCCTGCCGCCCTGGCCGACCACACGATTACCCTGAGCTATAACGATGCTGACGGCGTGCGCGCCTGCTTCGATGAAATTGGCGACCAAATTGCCTGTATTATCGTAGAACCCGTTGCCGGCAATATGAACTGTATTCCTCCAGTCCCCGGTTTCCTTGAGACATTGCGCGAAGTCTGCGACCAGCACGGCGCCCTGCTGATTCTCGACGAAGTAATGACGGGCTTCCGTGTAAGCCTTACCGGAGCCCAGGGCCACTTCGGTATCGAGGCGGACCTGACCACCCTAGGTAAGGTTATCGGCGGAGGCATGCCGGTAGGCGCCTTCGGTGGAAAACGCGAAATTATGGAGCAAATCGCCCCCCTGGGACCGGTTTATCAGGCCGGCACTTTATCCGGCAATCCCGTGGCCATGGTTGCGGGCCTCGAAACTTTACGTTTAGTGGAGGAAGCCGGCTTCTATGAGCCTTTAGTAGCCAGAACAGATCGTCTGGTAGAAGGTATCTTGGCCGCAGGTAAAAAGGCCGGTATTCCCATCACCGCCAATAAAGCCGGCAGTATGTTCGGATTCTTCTTTACCGAAGAACCCCAAGTCACCAATTACCAGCAGGTAATGGCCTGTAATAACGAGCGCTTTAATCAATTCTTCCACGGAATGCTTGAGGAAGGCGTATACCTGGCACCCGCTTCCTATGAGGCCGGGTTTATGTCCGCCGCCCATAGCGACGAGGATATCGAAGAGACTATCGCTGCCGCAGAACGCGTCTTCGCCCGGCTCGACTAG